In Phocoena sinus isolate mPhoSin1 chromosome X, mPhoSin1.pri, whole genome shotgun sequence, a genomic segment contains:
- the SMPX gene encoding small muscular protein, translated as MSKQPVSNVRAIQANINIPMGAFRPGAGQPPRRKECTPETEEGAPPTLDEEKKSIPGAKKLPGPAVNLSEIQNIKSELKYVPKAEQ; from the exons ATGTCGAAACAGCCAGTTTCCAATGTCAGAGCCATCCAG gCAAATATCAATATCCCAATGGGAGCCTTTCGGCCAGGAGCTGGGCAACCCCCCAGAAGAAAAGAATGTACTCCGGAAACGGAGGAG ggtGCTCCTCCCACTTTGGATGAGGAGAAGAAGTCAATTCCAGGAGCTAAGAAACTTCCAGGACCTGCGGTCAACCTATCAGAGATCCAGAATATTAAAAGTGAACTGAAGTATGTCCCCAAAGCTGAACAGTAG